One Sediminibacillus dalangtanensis genomic region harbors:
- a CDS encoding winged helix-turn-helix transcriptional regulator, whose product MTIEPDLCKVEDALGILVGKWKPIILLHLLKDGTKRFSDLKRSVPGITQKMLTKQLRELEEEDIIKRVVYPQVPPKVEYSITEYGMSLQPILEAMHEWGTRHTLHKQQKNNNEALKTVSSDE is encoded by the coding sequence ATGACGATCGAACCGGATTTGTGTAAAGTAGAAGATGCGTTGGGCATCCTGGTTGGTAAATGGAAGCCGATTATCCTGCTTCATTTGCTGAAGGACGGCACGAAACGTTTCAGCGATCTTAAACGTAGTGTGCCGGGAATCACGCAAAAAATGCTGACAAAACAGTTGCGTGAACTGGAAGAAGAGGATATTATTAAGCGTGTCGTTTATCCGCAAGTACCGCCGAAAGTGGAATATTCGATCACGGAATACGGCATGAGCTTACAACCGATTCTGGAGGCGATGCATGAATGGGGAACCCGGCATACGCTCCACAAGCAACAGAAAAACAACAACGAAGCTCTTAAAACCGTTTCCTCAGACGAATAA
- a CDS encoding LLM class flavin-dependent oxidoreductase, producing MEAFPITQNKAMELGLYTLGDLLPPIRDGEEISEQERIGQIIEMARLAEEAGLDVFGVGESHQKHFVASSTPTILATIAGVTKNIKLTSSVTVLSTADPVRVCEDFSTLDLLSGGRAEIVAGRGSRYGAYELFGYDLNDYEELFDEKLELLQQLNQQQPVTWEGNFRPALQEAALYPKPLGGSLPIWYAVGQHHASAMKAGRLGMPIQLAGLYGASSVFEKRVQGYRRSAVEAGHDPEKLPVSMASMLYVGDDTSTAMKEYYPYLNHTSKVNWGTSFPKDRFAEASSIKNAMMVGSTQQIIEKILYQYELFGHQRFLVQIDHGNIPYRKVMDMIELFASEIAPVVRKATAKQ from the coding sequence GTGGAAGCTTTTCCTATCACCCAAAACAAAGCAATGGAATTAGGTTTATATACATTGGGAGATCTGCTCCCGCCAATCCGTGATGGTGAAGAAATCAGTGAACAGGAAAGGATCGGCCAAATTATTGAAATGGCGAGGCTTGCCGAGGAAGCCGGATTGGATGTCTTCGGGGTCGGGGAAAGCCATCAGAAGCACTTTGTTGCATCCTCTACGCCAACCATCCTGGCAACAATAGCGGGCGTGACGAAAAACATCAAACTGACCAGTTCGGTGACAGTGCTGAGTACGGCAGATCCGGTCCGTGTTTGTGAAGATTTCTCGACCCTGGATCTCTTGTCAGGAGGCAGAGCGGAAATTGTAGCCGGACGCGGGTCGCGTTACGGAGCCTATGAATTATTCGGCTATGATTTGAATGATTATGAGGAATTGTTCGATGAGAAGCTGGAGCTTTTACAGCAATTGAACCAGCAACAGCCGGTCACCTGGGAAGGTAATTTCCGACCGGCTTTGCAGGAGGCAGCGCTTTATCCAAAACCGTTGGGTGGGAGCCTGCCGATTTGGTATGCAGTCGGTCAGCATCATGCGAGTGCGATGAAGGCTGGCAGGCTGGGGATGCCGATCCAGCTTGCCGGTTTGTACGGGGCGTCCAGTGTATTTGAAAAACGGGTACAGGGCTACCGTCGCAGTGCCGTGGAAGCTGGCCATGATCCGGAAAAACTTCCGGTTTCCATGGCCTCGATGCTGTATGTGGGGGACGATACCAGTACAGCGATGAAAGAATATTACCCATACTTGAACCATACCTCGAAGGTCAATTGGGGCACTTCTTTTCCGAAGGATCGTTTTGCAGAGGCATCCAGCATCAAGAATGCGATGATGGTAGGGAGTACGCAGCAAATCATCGAAAAAATTCTTTATCAATATGAGTTGTTCGGGCACCAGCGTTTTCTCGTCCAAATCGATCATGGCAATATCCCGTATCGAAAGGTAATGGACATGATCGAACTATTTGCTTCTGAAATCGCACCGGTTGTCCGGAAAGCGACAGCCAAGCAGTAA